The region GATGGCGCGTTCCCGGGTCGTGAGAATACCGTGACGATACTCGCCCGCGATTTTGCCGGCCGCCTTGGCTCGGGTCTCAGCCGTGCGGTCCGATATCAGTGCTTCGAGGTCGGCCTTGGATAATCGCTCGGTCATGCGCTCTCTTGGCGGCTGCGGCGGGGCCCTTCGCCGAATTCCGCCTCTGCATTGTCGGTGTCACAGCATGAAGAAAAGATTAACAGAACGCATAAGCGACCCAATCGATGCCGCTCCAGCGGCTGGCAGGTGCCGCGAATAAAAAATGCGCGCGGGCGGTCTTATTCCCCGGGGGTGGAACCTTCCCAGTGTGGTATTCGGATTTGCAGTTTCTAAACGCGGATGCCACCAAAATGACGGGAACTTCAAATCCACCACACTAGGCAATCCTCGATCCGATCCGATACACCGCTCAAGAGGCTGTTCTCCATGATGAAATGCATTGCCTGGCCGCCGACGATCGCTGCGGCGACGTTACTTTTATCCATAAGCGCCCAAGCGGCCGGAGACGCGGATAAAGGTGCTAAGGTCTTTGCGCGTTGCAATGCCTGTCACACCATCAATGCGGGCGATCCCAATCGGGTTGGACCGAACTTTCACGGCCTTTTCGACCGGCAGGCCGGCAAAGCGGCAGATTTCAAATATTCCGACGGGCTCGCCAAGGCCGATTTCAAATGGGATGACGAAAAGCTCGTAAAGTGGCTCGAGAACCCTCAGGCATTCATCCCCGGTGCGCGCATGCAATTCAAAGTTCCTAACCCGCAGGATCGAGAGGACGTAATCGCTTACCTGCACAAGGCGACGCAGTAAGCTGGCCCCGTTTGCTTGGCGAAAGCCTCCGGCGTGGCTTTGAAGTTCCTAAACGCAGAAGCCACCAAAACGACAGGAACTTCAATTCCACCAGACTAGCGGCGGCTTCGCTTGAGGGCGCCGAGGACGCGCTGCATTTGCCCGTCGACGGCGATTTCGACGGCCGAGGCAACTTCGAGGCGGCGGTCCTCGAAGACATCGACATTCGGATGCCTTCGCTGCCATTCGGCCACCGCTCGATCTCGTTCGAGCAGCAATAGCTCAATCTGCGGGCGGAAGAACCGCACCATAGCGGTGATCCAGCGGTTGACCGGCCAGGACGGCTGGGCAAGTTCGATTTCGAAACGATCGAGCATCGCGATTACATCGCGTGCCGCATACCACACCTCGCCCGTGACCCAGCGATTGGTCGTGAACAGTTGGACAGGATTACCGCGATTGTCCATCGAGATTGCGACGAGATGGCCCAGGGCCTCGTCGGGCTCCGGCGGCGGCACGAAGCCGCGAACGAGCGCGGGTCGCACGCCCTTCGGCATGCCCTTTTGCCTCAGAAAGGCGTGAAAGTGGCCGTGCTCGCCCGGTCGCTCGCCAGCCGGATGGGCGTGGTAATAGTACTGGGCATGGGATTCGAAATCGTAGACGTCGCCTTGTGGGTAATGGGTCCACTCGTAGAACGTACCTTGCGCGCGCAGAACTTCTGCGACGATGTTATCGCCCGATTTGGCAAGAACTCGGCGGCATCGCTCGACCTCTTGTCCGGCCTCGGCCATGGCTGAGAGGTCGGCGCGGGGCATGCTTGAAAAATCGAGTAGCCGGGCTCCCACGGCCCGGTCGAGGGGTAGGGCGCTTGCGCCCGCTCGGCTTTGCGTGCCGATTCTTCGCATGGCGATATTCTATACGGAATCGCAGGCCATGCTTAATCCGCTTACGCCATGACGGATCCAAGCACGGCATCGACCGCGGTACCGAGACGGTCCACGATCTCCTCGACCTGGCCTCTTTCGACGATGAAAGGTGGTGCCAACAGGACGTGATCGCCGGCTTTGCCGTCGACAGTACCCCCCATGGGATAGCACAACATCCCCCGCGCAAAAGCCTCGGCCTTGATGCGGGCATGGATCTGATGCTTCGGCTCGAACGGCCGCTTGGAGGCGCGGTCCTCGACCAGCTCGATCGCCCAGAACAATCCGCGCCCGCGAATATCGCCGACGTTGCGGTGGTTGCCAAAGCGCTCCAAAAGTGATTTTTCGAGAACCGCTCCCATTCGATTGACGTTCTCGACCAATCGATCGCGCGCCATAACCTGCTGGACGGCGAGTGCGGCGGCGCAAGCGACGGGATGGCCCATATATGTGTGGCCGTGCATGAATGCTCCCGATCCTCCGGCGATCGCGTCGTAGATCTTATCCGCGACGAGCATGGCCCCGATCGGCTGATAGCCCGCACCCAGGCCTTTCGCCATTGTCACGATATCGGGAACGATGCCCTCTTGCTCGAACGCATAAAGTGTTCCGGTACGCCCCATGCCGCACATCACTTCGTCGAGGACGAGGAGGACACCATAGCGCTCGCAAATCTCGCGAATGCGCTTGAAATAGCCCGGTACCGGCGGCACGGCGCCGATCGTGGCGCCGACGACCGTCTCGGCGACAAAGGCCAAGACCGCGTCGCGCCCGAGTTCGAGAATCTTGGCTTCGAGCTCGTTGGCGACGCGCGCCCCATAGGCATCATCGCTCTCATCGGCGCGTTTGCCGCGGTAGGCGAAGCAGGGCGAGATATGCTGAATGTCGATCAGCAATGGCTCGTATGCCGCTCGCCGTGCCCGATTCCCCCCGGCGGAAAGGGCGCCGAGCGTATTGCCGTGATAGCTCGACCAGCGGGAGATCACATGCTTGCGCTGCGACGCGCCGATCTCGATCGCATACTGGCGCGCGAGCTTGAGGGCGGCCTCCATCGCTTCGGAACCCCCCGAGACAAAATAGGCATGGCCCAATTCGGCGGGAGCCTTGGCCACGAGATGGTCCGCAAGTTCTTCTTGTGGCTGATTGGTGAAAAAGCCCGTATGCGCGTAAGCGAGCTTGTCGAGCTGATCCTTGATCGCCCGGGTGACTTCCGGATGGCCATGCCCGAGACAGGACACCGCAGCACCACCCGATGCATCGACATAGCGCTTGCCAGTGGCGTCGAAGAGATAGATCCCCTCCCCGCGTACCGCCGTGGGGAGTGTCTTTTTTGTTTGTCGCCCGAGGACGTGGCTCATAATTCCTCCCTCGCCGGATTGTCGCCGCAACGGCATGGCGCGCCACCCTAGCAAGCCGGACATCCAGACGCCACGGCGCAAATGCATGGCGCCGGATGCGCGGAATCACCGGGGAAAATAAGCTGTTGTTAACTATATCGTGTGCACATTATGTCGTTTTGGAAATTGCAAGCTACTGATTTAATTGAAATTTCCCCAGGCGATGGGGGACGCGGCCGAGCGTGTTGGGACTGTGTAGGCAACATGGCTGACCTTTCATTTCAATCGGAGCTGATGGGTGCGGCTTTCGGCTGCGCCGGGCTCACGGTTGCGATGATTTATCTCTGCGTGCAACCGGAAGCGGACCGCTCGGCCCGTTTCTGGACGGCCGCCTTTGCCGCCTACACCCTCCATTTCGTCGTGCAGCTCCCCTTCTTCGGCCTAAGCACGACCGTGTCGAGCTTTTTTGCGGAGAGTGCCCAAGCGCTGACTGCCGTCCTGCTGCTCGCGGGCACATTCGCCTTTCTCGGGCGCGAGGTCCGGGGCTGGATCGTCGCGGGAACGATCGCGCTCACCTGTGCGTGGTCCGCCTGGGCGACATTCCTTGCCTCCGACGCCCACCCGCTGACGGCCCCGCTCTATGTGCTCGCCGCAATCGCATTTTCGTTTACAGGCCTGACCTTTATTCGCGCGCACCGCGAGAATCCCAGTGCTGCTTATCGCGTCACCGGCATCGTCTTCGTGTTGATGGGACTCCATAAGCTGGTTTACCTGATCGTGGACCCCATCGAGTGGTTTGCATCTTGGAGTTTCGCGATCTCCCAGGTCCTTTCAATCCTCAACGCAATTAGCCTGGTCGTGATCAGCCTCGAGCGTCAGCGCCTTCGCGCGCAGGCGGCGGAGCGACGGTTGAAATTGAGCGAGGCGCGCCTGCGCGACGTCGCCGAATCGTCCTCCGATTGGTTTTGGGAACTCGATCGCGAGTTGAAGTTCGTCTATGTGTCGGAACGTTACGGGGAAATCGCACGCATCCGCGCCGACGCCATTCTAGGCCGCTCGGTCGCCGAGGTCGCCACCAAGACGTTCGACGATCAGGAGGCAGTGGAACGCCACTTGGCAATTCTCCATGCGCGTCAGCCATTTCGGGACGAGCGTTTCGGCACAGTCGGTCGGCACGGCCGAAGGCGATGCTTCAGCGTGAACGGTAAGCCGATTTGGGCCGAAGACGGGAGCTTTCTCGGTTATCGAGGCACCGGCCGCGACATCACGCAGGCGGTCGAAATGGAGCGGGATGCGCGTAACAAGACCATGTTGCTCCAGGCGATGCTTGACAATTTTCCCGCCGGGGTCACGGTTGTCGACCGCGCATTCAATGTAGCGCTCTACAACAAGCAATTCCTCGACTTGCTCGGATTGCCCCTCAAGCGCTTCAAGTCAGGCGATCCCGTGGAAAAATTCATCCGCTACGCCGCCGAATGCGGCCATTACGGCCCCGGCGACGTCGAGGCGCAGGTTCGCACACGCGTCAGCCAGCTCCGCCAACTCCAACCCAAACGGGAAGAATGGGTTCGCCACGACGGTGAGACGATCGAGGTGCAGAGCAACATCCTCCCGGACCACGGCATCGTCGCCATCTATACCAACATCACCCATCGCAAGCGCGCAGAAAGGGAACTCCAGCGGTCGGTGCATCAAGCCGAGCTTGCCAGCCGCGCCAAGAGCGAGTTTCTGGCCAATATGAGCCACGAGCTGCGCACGCCGCTCAACGCGATAATCGGGTTTTCCGAAATCATGCGGGACGAAATCTTCGGTCCTCTCGGCAACTCAAATTATATCGATTACGTGCGGGACATCCACGAAAGTGGCGAGCACCTGCTTTCTGTGATCAACGACATACTTGATGTTTCCAAGGCCGAAGCCGGAAAGATCGAGCTGCACGACGAGACGATAAACGTGGCGCAGCTCGTGCAATCCTCGATCCGCTATGTGCGCGATCGCGCGAATGCACAGCGTCTGCGCATCGATTCGGAGATCGAGCCCAATCTGCCCCCGCTTCGCGCCGACCCGCTTCGCATAAAGCAAGTGCTCCTCAACTTGCTGTCCAATGCCGTCAAGTTCACGCCGGAAGGCGGGCAGATCATGGTCAAAACCGGCATGTCGCGGGACGGAGAGTTCAGCCTCTCAATCATTGACAACGGAATCGGCATTGCTCCCGACGATATTGCACGCGCCCTCGAACCTTTCAGCCAGGTCGATAGCTCTATCCGGCGCCAGCACGAAGGTACCGGGCTCGGTTTGCCGCTCTCGAAAGCACTCATCGAGCGCCATGGCGGCTCGCTTAGCCTCATGAGCGAAGTGGGGTCGGGCACCATGGTGACGGTGCGCCTGCCGCGCGACCGCGTGCTCCAACCCTTATCGGCGGCCTGAACGCGCCTTTCCCGGTTCCCGCGGCTTGCGGGCTTCGCACGCAGCACCCATACTCGACAGGCCGCTTTCAAGGTCAGGCGAGATGATCGTGCTCTTTACCGATTTTGGACCGGCGGGGCCTTATCTCGGCCAAGTGAAGGCCGTGCTCTATGACGCCGCACCCGAAATTCCCGTGATTGATCTCATGGCGGACGCACCCGCGCACGACCCGATGTCGTCGGCTTATCTCTTCGCCGCTTTCATCGGCGAATTTCCGCAGGGTACTGTGTTTCTTGCGGTGGTGGATCCTGGCGTCGGTGGGGTGCGGCGCGCCGCCGTGGTGGAAGTGGATGGGCGCTGGTTCGTCGGGCCGGACAACGGCCTTTTCGAGCCCATCGTGCGCCGCGCAAAGCACGCGCGATGGTGGGAAATAACGTGGCAACCGGAGCGGCTATCGGCGAGCTTTCATGGCCGCGATCTGTTCGCGCCGATCGCGGCTCGCCTTGCGCAAGGCGAACACCCTTGGGATAAGCCGCATTGGCATGAGGCGCCCTGGGCGGATTCCCGGCCACTCGAGATGCTGCGGCGCGCCGATTGGCCCGACGAATTTGCGCGCGTCGTTTATATTGACCACTTTGGAAATGCCGTCACGGGCGTGCGTGCCGGGACTCTGCCGCCAGAGGGTGTCCTTGAAGCCGCGGGCCGCCGCTTTCCGCGCGCGCGCACCTTTGCCGCCGTACCGCCGGGAGCGCCCTTCTGGTACGAGAACGCGAATGGGCTCGCCGAAATCGCCGTCAATCAGGGTCGCGCCGACCGCGTTCTCGGCCTCGCTGTCGGCACCCCGATCGCGATCCGCTGACCGTAGGGGCTTAACGACTGCAAGCGCTCGTCAATTACCCAACAGATGCTTGAGAATCGTCACCGGGTTCGGAACGCTCGAACTGCCCGAGTTTGCAGTACCTGACGATGTGCCGGGGATAGCTCCTTTGATCAGGCCTATGGTGTTCTCCTCCACGGCGCCGGCAAGGTCCGGCCGATAGTGAAGGTCATCCCACCGGCCGGTCACGATTATCGGCACGATGACGCCTCCGAGGTCGATCTTGCCTCCCTGTCCGATCGTGCTGCCGACCGCCTTTGGCGTGATTCGGTAATCGAGCGTCCGCCTCGGCAAATTGGAAACCCCCGCCCCCGACACGCGCAAGAGCGGGGAGATCAGCTCGAGGTCCCTGTTCGACAAGATGCCGTTCGCAATCGTATAGGACCCGCTCAGTTCGCTGAAATCGGTCTTTTGGGTCTGGCTGGCAGTCGGATCGAGGAACGCGGTCGAGATGTTTCGCGCCATCGCAGCGATGTTGATCCCCTTGATCGAGCCGTCGCGGAACGCAATTCTTCCTTTGCCATTGAGGGCGGAAACAAGGGCGCGCTGGCTATCGCCTGTTGCCGCACCCTCGAATTGGAAGCTGCCCTTTCCGCTGAGGCGATCGCTGTCGAATGCATCTTTAAAAAGTGGCTCGGCCTGCACACCGGTGAGATCGAGTGCGGCCTTGATCGCTGGCGCAGTTCCATTTGCGTCGATGTCGACACTGCCCTTGCCCTTCCCTTCATAAAGGGTGAGTTCGACCAGATCGGCCGCGAGCAAACCGTCTTTGAGCTTTGCGTCGACCTGGC is a window of Alphaproteobacteria bacterium DNA encoding:
- a CDS encoding SAM-dependent chlorinase/fluorinase, whose protein sequence is MIVLFTDFGPAGPYLGQVKAVLYDAAPEIPVIDLMADAPAHDPMSSAYLFAAFIGEFPQGTVFLAVVDPGVGGVRRAAVVEVDGRWFVGPDNGLFEPIVRRAKHARWWEITWQPERLSASFHGRDLFAPIAARLAQGEHPWDKPHWHEAPWADSRPLEMLRRADWPDEFARVVYIDHFGNAVTGVRAGTLPPEGVLEAAGRRFPRARTFAAVPPGAPFWYENANGLAEIAVNQGRADRVLGLAVGTPIAIR
- a CDS encoding PAS-domain containing protein; protein product: MADLSFQSELMGAAFGCAGLTVAMIYLCVQPEADRSARFWTAAFAAYTLHFVVQLPFFGLSTTVSSFFAESAQALTAVLLLAGTFAFLGREVRGWIVAGTIALTCAWSAWATFLASDAHPLTAPLYVLAAIAFSFTGLTFIRAHRENPSAAYRVTGIVFVLMGLHKLVYLIVDPIEWFASWSFAISQVLSILNAISLVVISLERQRLRAQAAERRLKLSEARLRDVAESSSDWFWELDRELKFVYVSERYGEIARIRADAILGRSVAEVATKTFDDQEAVERHLAILHARQPFRDERFGTVGRHGRRRCFSVNGKPIWAEDGSFLGYRGTGRDITQAVEMERDARNKTMLLQAMLDNFPAGVTVVDRAFNVALYNKQFLDLLGLPLKRFKSGDPVEKFIRYAAECGHYGPGDVEAQVRTRVSQLRQLQPKREEWVRHDGETIEVQSNILPDHGIVAIYTNITHRKRAERELQRSVHQAELASRAKSEFLANMSHELRTPLNAIIGFSEIMRDEIFGPLGNSNYIDYVRDIHESGEHLLSVINDILDVSKAEAGKIELHDETINVAQLVQSSIRYVRDRANAQRLRIDSEIEPNLPPLRADPLRIKQVLLNLLSNAVKFTPEGGQIMVKTGMSRDGEFSLSIIDNGIGIAPDDIARALEPFSQVDSSIRRQHEGTGLGLPLSKALIERHGGSLSLMSEVGSGTMVTVRLPRDRVLQPLSAA
- a CDS encoding cytochrome c family protein, with the translated sequence MMKCIAWPPTIAAATLLLSISAQAAGDADKGAKVFARCNACHTINAGDPNRVGPNFHGLFDRQAGKAADFKYSDGLAKADFKWDDEKLVKWLENPQAFIPGARMQFKVPNPQDREDVIAYLHKATQ
- a CDS encoding aspartate aminotransferase family protein gives rise to the protein MSHVLGRQTKKTLPTAVRGEGIYLFDATGKRYVDASGGAAVSCLGHGHPEVTRAIKDQLDKLAYAHTGFFTNQPQEELADHLVAKAPAELGHAYFVSGGSEAMEAALKLARQYAIEIGASQRKHVISRWSSYHGNTLGALSAGGNRARRAAYEPLLIDIQHISPCFAYRGKRADESDDAYGARVANELEAKILELGRDAVLAFVAETVVGATIGAVPPVPGYFKRIREICERYGVLLVLDEVMCGMGRTGTLYAFEQEGIVPDIVTMAKGLGAGYQPIGAMLVADKIYDAIAGGSGAFMHGHTYMGHPVACAAALAVQQVMARDRLVENVNRMGAVLEKSLLERFGNHRNVGDIRGRGLFWAIELVEDRASKRPFEPKHQIHARIKAEAFARGMLCYPMGGTVDGKAGDHVLLAPPFIVERGQVEEIVDRLGTAVDAVLGSVMA